One Panicum virgatum strain AP13 chromosome 9K, P.virgatum_v5, whole genome shotgun sequence genomic region harbors:
- the LOC120652640 gene encoding uncharacterized protein LOC120652640: MAAATANAVNTVTGYLKSIEPLNGTNYPSWYKDVQVAIAVCEYDLALRQDKPAEPADPNGDRTAIEKWERSDRMANMIIKNTITPAICGAIPDKDQDGNELSAKAYLAKVEENFKSSSKTYASTLIMKMLTSQYDGQSGIREHIMSMCDMANKLKTLDMAISDGFLVHFIMTSLPAQYSPFKISYNTQKATWSMAELISYCVEEEERQKAERMKDAVNMVSERFGRVSMSNTPKHQAESGSSRLHKRKFKGHKSKAVSHKKTSNERLCKFCKSPKHEQKDCHGFKEWLKNKGIQFDPNYKRGGAKSKSG; the protein is encoded by the exons atggctgctgcaactgctaacgctg tgaacacTGTGACGGGCTACCTGAAGTCCATTGAGCCCCTGAATGGCACCAACTATCCAAGCTGGTATAAAGATGTTCAGGTGGCCATTGCTGTGTGTGAGTATGATCTCGCCTTACGTCAAGACAAGCCAGCAGAGCCCGCTGATCCCAATGGTGATCGTACTGCCATTGAGAAGTGGGAGAGATCAGACAGGATGGCCAACATGATCATTAAGAACACGATCACACCGGCCATCTGTGGTGCTATTCCTGATAAGGACCAGGATGGTAATGAGCTGAGCGCCAAGGCATACCTTGCCAAGGTGGAGGAGAACTTTAAGAGTTCTTCCAAGACTTATGCTAGCACCCTGATCATGAAGATGCTGACTTCACAGTATGATGGGCAAAGTGGAATCAGGGAGCACATTATGagcatgtgtgacatggcaaatAAGCTGAAGACACTGGATATGGCTATCTCTGATGGTTTTCTGGTGCACTTCATCATGACTTCTCTGCCAGCACAGTACAGTCCCTTCAAAATAAGCTACAACACTCAGAAGGCGACTTGGAGCATGGCTGAGCTCATTAGCTACtgtgttgaggaagaagaaaggcagaaagctgAAAGGATGAAGGATGCTGTCAACATGGTCAGCGAGCGCTTTGGGCGTGTTAGCATGAGCAACACTCCTAAGCATCAGGCTGAGTCTGGCAGCAGCAGGCTGCATAAGAGAAAGTTTAAGGGCCATAAGAGCAAGGCCGTGTCACATAAGAAGACCTCTAATGAGAGGCTGTGCAAGTTCTGCAAGTCACCTAAACATGAGCAGAAGGATTGCCATGGATTTAAGGAGTGGCTTAAGAACAAAG GTATTCAGTTCGATCCGAACTATAAGAGAGGGGGAGCGAAGTCTAAGAGTGGCTGA